A part of Fibrobacter sp. UWP2 genomic DNA contains:
- a CDS encoding penicillin-binding protein, with product MNKFRLEPLAFIKWLVMSLVAVLMLQTFNIQVLNQKAYQSKTKDMVVRSKNVYAERGQIMDRNGVVLADNLRDTANKVLDYSRIFLQGKLASQIVGKLDFNGHGNMGIERVFDSRLTGVEGFRVSVQDVRHREIYSRSEDVAQAEPGKNLVLTIDKNMQEIVEKALKDGVAEFSAKSASAVVVDPYTGEILAMASYPTFDPNSKTQGIGRMAKNDIVSMSYEPGSTFKVITASAALENGIVDTNRIFPNEGKSWKWNPRANPIRDTHEYGDMNMSEAMVQSSNIVFAKIADAVGAQKLYQMASHYGLGMKTSDAFYGEESGMLKDPYTLASNSGSDLKQMGFGHAVMVTPIQMVMAYSAVANGGKLMEPMIVKEWRDANGNLVEKKEPVEVRRVISEQTAAKIRAMLNRVVNSGTAKRVASKKIPDVLFGGKTGTAEKYSQELGKYDRNHQVASFIGLAPVENARYVCMVLVDDPQGVHAGGVTAGPIFRRIMEGVYYHPELSPLSHNLVQVKVDNPCDVDFMGMTVNAAKRLAGDRGCPVTLQGEGDRVISQRNDMLDSMGVVLMLGETVATKMPDLKGLSLKDALEVMGNIRMNVEYEGKGRVVAQTPKADETLRKGTVCKLTLKERG from the coding sequence CCGTACTCATGCTGCAGACTTTCAACATCCAGGTTTTGAACCAGAAGGCTTATCAGTCCAAGACCAAGGACATGGTGGTGCGTTCCAAGAACGTCTATGCCGAGCGCGGTCAGATTATGGACCGCAATGGCGTGGTGCTTGCCGACAACCTTCGCGACACGGCGAACAAGGTGCTGGATTACAGCCGAATCTTTTTGCAGGGCAAGCTTGCAAGCCAGATTGTGGGCAAGTTGGACTTTAACGGACACGGCAACATGGGCATTGAACGCGTGTTCGACTCCCGCCTTACGGGTGTGGAGGGCTTCCGCGTGAGCGTGCAGGACGTGCGCCACCGTGAAATTTACAGCCGCAGCGAAGACGTGGCCCAGGCAGAACCGGGCAAGAACCTGGTTTTGACGATTGACAAGAACATGCAGGAGATTGTGGAGAAGGCTCTTAAGGACGGCGTCGCGGAATTTAGCGCAAAGAGCGCGAGCGCCGTGGTGGTGGACCCGTACACGGGCGAAATCCTCGCCATGGCGAGCTACCCGACCTTTGACCCGAACTCCAAAACGCAGGGCATAGGCCGCATGGCGAAAAACGACATTGTATCGATGTCCTATGAACCGGGATCCACCTTCAAGGTCATTACCGCTTCGGCGGCGCTTGAGAACGGCATTGTCGATACGAACCGGATTTTCCCGAATGAGGGTAAGTCGTGGAAGTGGAACCCGAGGGCGAACCCGATACGTGACACCCATGAGTATGGTGACATGAACATGAGCGAAGCGATGGTGCAGTCCTCGAACATTGTGTTTGCAAAGATCGCCGATGCGGTGGGCGCGCAAAAACTTTACCAGATGGCGAGCCATTACGGTTTGGGAATGAAGACCTCCGACGCCTTTTACGGCGAGGAATCGGGAATGTTGAAGGATCCGTACACGCTTGCGAGCAACAGCGGCAGTGACCTTAAGCAAATGGGCTTTGGGCATGCTGTGATGGTGACGCCCATCCAGATGGTGATGGCGTACTCTGCTGTGGCGAATGGCGGCAAGCTGATGGAACCTATGATTGTGAAGGAATGGCGGGACGCCAATGGGAATTTGGTCGAGAAGAAGGAACCGGTGGAAGTGCGCCGCGTGATTAGCGAACAGACTGCGGCCAAGATCCGCGCCATGCTCAACCGTGTGGTGAATAGCGGAACGGCAAAGCGCGTGGCCTCTAAAAAGATTCCCGACGTGCTGTTTGGGGGCAAGACGGGTACGGCCGAAAAGTACAGTCAGGAATTGGGCAAGTACGACCGCAACCATCAGGTGGCTTCGTTCATTGGGCTTGCGCCTGTGGAAAATGCCCGCTATGTGTGCATGGTGCTGGTGGATGACCCGCAAGGGGTTCATGCCGGCGGTGTGACGGCGGGGCCGATTTTCCGTCGCATTATGGAAGGCGTCTATTACCATCCGGAACTTTCGCCGCTTTCGCACAACCTGGTGCAAGTCAAGGTGGACAATCCCTGCGACGTGGACTTTATGGGCATGACCGTGAATGCGGCGAAGCGTTTGGCTGGCGACAGGGGATGCCCGGTGACTTTGCAAGGCGAGGGAGACCGAGTGATTTCGCAGCGTAACGACATGCTCGACTCGATGGGCGTGGTGCTGATGCTTGGTGAGACTGTGGCGACCAAGATGCCCGACCTCAAGGGTCTTTCGCTGAAGGATGCCCTCGAGGTGATGGGGAACATTCGCATGAACGTGGAATACGAGGGCAAGGGCCGTGTGGTCGCTCAGACCCCCAAAGCAGACGAGACGCTCCGCAAGGGGACTGTGTGCAAGTTGACTTTAAAGGAGAGAGGCTGA
- a CDS encoding UDP-N-acetylmuramoyl-L-alanyl-D-glutamate--2,6-diaminopimelate ligase, whose protein sequence is MISEGLMQKLSVTGLCDDSRRVKPGNLFFSIPAEGFEEFARNAVAAGAVAVVGEVPAPEGLTSKWIQVADVKAARLEAAKIFYKDPFAKLSCHAVTGTNGKTTSAFLMNAMLESAGHKVALLGTIMNKIGANAVPATLTTPGLLDLFAFAAKAVAAGCTDLVMETSSHSLHQGRVAGIRFKSGLFSNLTQDHLDYHKTMDAYFEAKKLLFTKYLAEGGVAVINIDDAHGEKLFDSLNGSALRTVAVSRLGKAKAFVKPEGEVKNTEDGLEFLLPMIAKEKFETPLCGDFNVDNVLLVLAWANAVGVPELAMRAALASVRVPGRFEKVWNKNGKHVIVDYAHTPDALERVLTTARSLCRGCLSTVFGCGGDRDRTKRPIMGHIAETLADRAWLTSDNPRTENPGAIIADVRAGMTTKKFEVVEDRAEAIRRACAALQEGDWLVIAGKGHEDYQIVGKTKHHFDDREEAVKAMEGC, encoded by the coding sequence ATGATTTCGGAAGGACTGATGCAAAAGTTGTCCGTGACGGGGCTTTGCGATGATTCCCGCCGTGTAAAACCGGGGAATCTGTTCTTCTCCATCCCTGCCGAAGGGTTCGAGGAATTTGCACGCAATGCGGTCGCTGCCGGTGCGGTCGCCGTGGTGGGCGAGGTGCCTGCCCCCGAAGGCCTGACTTCGAAGTGGATCCAGGTGGCAGACGTGAAGGCTGCCCGTTTGGAAGCGGCAAAGATATTCTACAAGGATCCGTTCGCCAAGCTTAGTTGCCATGCGGTTACGGGTACGAACGGCAAGACAACCAGCGCATTTTTGATGAACGCGATGCTGGAATCGGCGGGTCACAAGGTGGCGCTGCTCGGCACCATCATGAACAAGATTGGCGCCAATGCCGTGCCGGCGACGCTCACGACTCCAGGACTTTTGGACTTGTTCGCCTTTGCGGCGAAGGCCGTGGCGGCGGGCTGCACCGATCTGGTGATGGAAACTTCCAGCCACTCGCTGCACCAGGGCCGTGTGGCGGGAATCCGCTTTAAGAGCGGCCTGTTCAGCAACTTGACTCAGGACCACTTGGATTACCACAAGACTATGGATGCCTACTTTGAGGCTAAAAAGCTCTTGTTCACTAAGTATTTGGCCGAAGGTGGCGTGGCCGTCATCAATATTGATGACGCTCATGGCGAAAAACTGTTTGACAGCCTGAACGGAAGTGCCCTGCGTACCGTTGCTGTGTCGCGCTTGGGTAAGGCAAAGGCCTTTGTGAAGCCCGAGGGCGAGGTGAAGAATACCGAGGACGGTCTGGAATTTTTGCTTCCGATGATTGCGAAGGAAAAATTCGAGACTCCCTTGTGCGGCGACTTTAACGTCGACAACGTTTTGCTGGTTTTGGCATGGGCGAACGCAGTAGGCGTCCCGGAACTGGCCATGCGTGCCGCCTTGGCGAGCGTCCGTGTGCCGGGCCGCTTTGAAAAGGTGTGGAACAAGAACGGGAAGCACGTGATTGTGGATTACGCGCATACGCCCGACGCCTTGGAACGTGTGCTCACGACGGCACGTAGCCTTTGCCGCGGTTGCCTGAGCACCGTGTTTGGATGCGGCGGGGATCGCGACCGCACCAAGCGCCCTATTATGGGGCATATCGCCGAGACCCTTGCCGACAGGGCTTGGCTTACGAGCGATAACCCGCGTACCGAGAACCCCGGCGCCATAATCGCCGACGTGCGCGCCGGCATGACGACCAAGAAGTTCGAGGTGGTCGAGGACCGCGCCGAGGCCATCAGGCGCGCCTGTGCTGCCCTGCAAGAAGGGGACTGGCTTGTGATTGCGGGCAAGGGCCACGAAGACTACCAGATCGTCGGCAAGACGAAACACCATTTTGACGACCGCGAAGAGGCGGTGAAGGCAATGGAAGGATGCTAA
- the murF gene encoding UDP-N-acetylmuramoyl-tripeptide--D-alanyl-D-alanine ligase has product MLKLDMTIGEMLESLETTAVGVNKRSLKRKVNLCMDSREPAKGVVFWPIKGVRFDAHQFVNQMENEGALMSVVNQEAVKMNTFKAYAPVNDTTKALLKLAKDYQRRFKLKKVAITGSNGKTTTKEMTKAVLSMKYNTHATQGNFNNHIGVPMTLFQLKHSHEAAVVEMGTSGPDEIRPLSLATEPDVAVITNIGASHLEKLIDYDGVFREKITIKDGLKDGGTLIVNADDPRLCKVKTTRKMKVLTFGVNRGTIRPEKLVWNENACATFYIGRTKFALNVQGIHNLYDALAAIAVGITFGVSKTDIAKALNAYRATNMRMEFKKANGFKIVSDCYNANPSSTKMALQTIGNMKAPGKRIAVLGDMLELGKQSGELHAQIGAMVPEMNFDLLLTVGKDARNYVKGAKAKGMKAVFHFDSVDDIIEFLKGTVAEGDVLLVKGSRGMHMERVVDALVKLTPVVRA; this is encoded by the coding sequence ATGCTAAAACTTGATATGACAATAGGGGAGATGCTCGAGAGCCTCGAGACCACAGCGGTCGGGGTGAATAAGCGCTCTCTCAAACGCAAGGTGAATCTGTGCATGGATTCCCGCGAACCGGCTAAAGGCGTTGTGTTTTGGCCAATTAAGGGCGTCCGTTTTGATGCCCACCAGTTTGTTAACCAAATGGAAAACGAAGGAGCCCTGATGAGCGTAGTAAACCAGGAAGCCGTAAAAATGAACACGTTTAAAGCGTATGCCCCGGTGAATGATACTACCAAGGCGTTGCTTAAACTCGCCAAGGATTACCAGCGCCGCTTCAAGTTGAAGAAGGTCGCGATTACCGGTAGCAACGGCAAGACGACTACGAAGGAGATGACGAAGGCTGTACTTTCGATGAAGTACAACACCCATGCCACCCAGGGCAATTTCAACAATCACATTGGCGTGCCCATGACGCTGTTCCAGCTGAAGCATTCGCACGAGGCGGCCGTGGTCGAGATGGGCACCAGCGGTCCTGACGAAATCCGCCCGCTGTCTTTGGCGACGGAACCTGACGTGGCGGTGATTACGAACATTGGCGCAAGCCACCTGGAAAAGCTGATTGACTACGACGGCGTTTTCCGCGAAAAGATTACCATCAAGGACGGCCTCAAGGATGGCGGCACCCTGATTGTGAACGCCGATGACCCGCGCCTTTGCAAGGTGAAGACCACCAGGAAGATGAAGGTTTTGACATTTGGCGTGAACCGCGGCACCATCCGCCCCGAAAAGCTCGTTTGGAACGAGAACGCCTGCGCGACGTTCTATATCGGTCGCACCAAGTTTGCCTTGAATGTGCAGGGGATCCATAACCTTTACGATGCCCTGGCCGCGATTGCGGTGGGTATTACCTTTGGCGTGAGCAAGACGGACATTGCTAAGGCATTGAACGCTTACCGTGCCACCAACATGCGCATGGAATTCAAGAAGGCGAACGGTTTCAAGATTGTTTCGGACTGCTACAATGCAAATCCCTCGTCGACTAAGATGGCGCTGCAGACGATTGGCAACATGAAGGCCCCGGGCAAGCGCATTGCGGTTCTGGGCGACATGCTTGAACTTGGCAAGCAAAGCGGCGAACTCCACGCGCAAATTGGCGCGATGGTCCCCGAAATGAACTTTGACCTGCTTTTGACCGTGGGCAAGGACGCCCGCAACTATGTGAAGGGTGCCAAGGCGAAGGGAATGAAGGCGGTGTTCCATTTTGATTCTGTGGACGACATTATTGAATTCCTCAAGGGCACGGTGGCCGAGGGCGATGTGCTTTTGGTGAAGGGCAGCCGCGGCATGCACATGGAACGCGTCGTGGACGCCCTTGTGAAACTGACTCCGGTAGTGAGGGCGTAA